A part of Tigriopus californicus strain San Diego chromosome 10, Tcal_SD_v2.1, whole genome shotgun sequence genomic DNA contains:
- the LOC131887586 gene encoding 3-ketodihydrosphingosine reductase-like, giving the protein MDGLVDWGFWHYLGVIAVILLAWLLILDRCTRYTIQNKHVLVTGGSSGIGLSLAKLCAQRGARHITLVARQKLKLVEAKAAVEQCLRQPAHQQVHTISLDITGDLETIQASLESSITGYGRVDVLINCAGAAVARRFEETSDELHRRMMDLNYFGGVRLTQVLLPPMKLAENGLIIFVSSQAGLIGVFGFTAYTAAKFAMRGFAEALEMEVKAHGVGVTVAFPPDTDTPGFAEEEKGKPEETKLISQSGGLFHPDAVAKSILSDALRGRFYSSPGVDGWMLTNVCVGMTHSSLFQVLVQGILLGPLRVVGWAYRQYFYAIIRKCRAKRNSEKKHE; this is encoded by the exons atggatggGCTTGTCGATTGGGGTTTTTGGCACTATTTGGGCGTGATCGCAGTCATCCTATTGGCGTGGCTCCTCATTTTGGACCGTTGCACTCGCTACACCATCCAGAACAAGCATGTCCTGGTCACGGGAGGCTCGAGCGGCATCGGTTTGTCCCTGGCTAAGCTCTGCGCTCAAAGGGGTGCCCGCCACATCACATTGGTAGCaaggcaaaagctcaagctcgTCGAGGCCAAGGCCGCCGTGGAGCAATGTCTGCGCCAACCTGCCCATCAACAGGTCCATACCATCAGCTTGGACATCACGGGCGATTTGGAGACCATTCAGGCCTCGCTGGAATCCAGCATCACGGGCTACGGACGCGTGGATGTACTGATCAATTGTGCCGGAGCGGCGGTGGCGCGCCGGTTCGAGGAAACGTCTGACGAATTGCATCGCCGGATGATGGACCTCAATTATTTTGGCGGTGTGCGACTCACGCAAGTTTTATTGCCGCCCATGAAGCTGGCTGAGAACGGGCTGATAATCTTCGTGTCCTCGCAAGCCGGATTGATCGGTGTGTTTGGCTTTACGGCTTATACAGCGGCCAAGTTCGCGATGCGAGGCTTTGCCGAGGCGCTGGAGATGGAAGTCAAGGCGCATGGGGTGGGTGTGACCGTGGCATTTCCACCCGATACCGACACGCCTGGATTTGCCGAAGAGGAGAAAGGCAAACCCGAGGAGACCAAACTCATCTCACAATCGGGCGGACTTTTTCATCCAGACGCCGTGGCCAA GAGTATATTGTCGGATGCCCTCCGAGGTCGGTTCTATAGCAGTCCGGGTGTGGATGGCTGGATGCTCACCAACGTTTGCGTCGGGATGACTCATAGCTCCTTGTTCCAGGTGCTTGTTCAAGGGATACTTTTAGGTCCCTTGCGGGTTGTGGGCTGGGCCTATCGGCAATACTTCTACGCTATCATCCGGAAATGCCGGGCTAAGCGCAATTCCGAGAAGAAACACGAGTGA
- the LOC131887580 gene encoding uncharacterized protein LOC131887580: MSSSVKRRLPPNPLLFSQPSLSHLSQWGSAVPGSSEDIFSDPIATHRRNHPPEPLSEHDLDELLREFAQPYLSLITQDQFVLLDGEDPAQRRQVGFHILMQVIFAAYSEASFSAATKADSIPSHPASPSPKPSYSLIGTRGNPLLEPPKTIYVPETLAMESQAMERAPDAQEVTEEPQTNGRSSPILGNSFRERFKDSFGPSPSPPVGNEPRALEPDPEALKNAAIREKYGPLNCVQTGANESAGLLGVGPFVKKECPSEGEGDESPSILKYAKRCVPNDDRDHNDDDDDDEFAVPLKGSALRVNKKDVKKLPVNSKVAKNKFGMYVEEASWSQLERERNMKQGNITKFLKQKPQGTSLPSSSAKKPKWNEDLEYKKAIEASLKESHVHPIETGESSFRDTYDCLPLPKSKADEPSFKFKGSPVRTKSGKRLLEGVDCEQCRNYFECGGLSDEKIAELIQKCSKHRVKHGDNPGLESPQERWRVDINPEELALDKTQIGSPLKTRAFRKQRARDLKDRGQIKF; encoded by the coding sequence ATGTCCAGTTCCGTTAAGCGTCGTCTTCCGCCCAATCCTCTACTGTTTTCGCAACCTAGTCTGTCCCATCTTAGTCAATGGGGGTCGGCAGTGCCTGGAAGTTCCGAGGACATCTTTTCCGACCCAATCGCCACTCATCGCCGGAATCACCCTCCAGAACCCTTGTCGGAGCACGACCTCGACGAACTGCTCCGAGAATTCGCTCAACCTTACTTGAGTCTAATCACCCAAGATCAATTTGTTCTCTTAGATGGCGAGGATCCCGCCCAAAGACGTCAGGTCGGGTTCCATATCTTGATGCAGGTCATATTCGCCGCTTACTCCGAGGCCAGTTTCTCGGCTGCCACGAAAGCCGATTCCATTCCGTCCCATCCGGCTTCTCCGTCACCCAAGCCGAGTTATAGTCTGATTGGAACAAGAGGCAATCCTTTGTTGGAACCACCGAAGACCATTTATGTGCCCGAGACTTTGGCCATGGAGAGCCAAGCCATGGAACGAGCTCCAGATGCCCAGGAGGTTACTGAGGAGCCCCAGACCAATGGTCGATCATCGCCCATTTTAGGCAATTCCTTTCGTGAACGATTTAAGGACAGTTTTGGACCTTCACCCTCCCCACCCGTTGGAAATGAGCCAAGAGCTCTGGAACCTGATCCAGAAGCGCTAAAGAATGCGGCCATTCGAGAAAAGTACGGTCCTTTAAATTGTGTGCAGACCGGGGCCAATGAAAGTGCTGGATTGTTGGGCGTGGGACCGTTTGTCAAGAAGGAGTGTCCATCTGAAGGGGAAGGCGACGAGAGCCCGTCAATTTTGAAGTATGCCAAGAGATGTGTGCCTAATGACGATAGAGATCAtaatgacgacgacgacgacgacgagttTGCCGTACCTTTAAAAGGCTCCGCGTTAAGGGTGAACAAAAAGGATGTGAAGAAGCTCCCCGTGAATTCCAAAGTGGCCAAGAACAAATTTGGCATGTACGTAGAAGAAGCCAGTTGGTCCCAATTAGAGAGGGAAAGGAACATGAAGCAGGGCAATATCACAAAGTTCCTCAAACAGAAGCCCCAAGGCACAAGTTTGCCCTCTTCATCTGCCAAGAAGCCGAAGTGGAACGAAGACCTCGAGTACAAAAAGGCCATTGAAGCATCTTTGAAAGAGAGCCATGTCCATCCGATTGAGACCGGTGAGAGCTCATTCCGTGACACGTATGATTGCCTACCATTGCCGAAATCGAAAGCGGACGAACCATCGTTCAAGTTTAAAGGCTCGCCAGTGCGAACCAAATCCGGGAAAAGACTCCTGGAAGGCGTGGATTGTGAGCAATGCCGGAATTACTTCGAGTGCGGTGGATTGTCCGATGAGAAGATAGCCGAACTCATTCAAAAGTGCTCCAAACACCGGGTGAAGCATGGCGACAATCCGGGTTTAGAATCGCCTCAAGAACGGTGGCGTGTCGATATCAATCCGGAAGAACTAGCCCTGGATAAGACCCAAATCGGATCGCCTCTGAAAACACGAGCTTTCCGCAAGCAACGGGCCCGGGATCTCAAAGATCGGGGACaaattaaattttga
- the LOC131887583 gene encoding uncharacterized protein LOC131887583 — protein sequence MAVANVEHKYLFKNHGVVKEILFPNKAILTFKLAGQEEKAILLAKNLTLDGHTWEDIPSQPQILSDVLKTGDELEFDCHIYDKGGGLGSGKDKCNYFAMKAWRTTQDGASGGTATPTAQPVPLNPHLITGTGWISELTPRKGVLTFERVQGGDERVLFLASKVYFFEKRLGAKQSLFDLCTEGDNLQFEAVPSENVDTSTLFCAWFATLVWKGRKPAPSTPSVDVGKPGGLIPGHQPRRSSLGSSEHSIELTTPVPSDEAVHLDFVNGRVSDTLIKGVGQIAKIINDKSGVIWWLKNGSCIQSVWFEAKQTFLYGSNLADKSLQQVFKADDPVLILAELAPSNFPTKWLAKQVIVNDYSTSIVDRIMKSFSPVDASTNQPDESMDH from the exons ATGGCCGTGGCCAACGTCGAACACAAATATCTGTTCAAGAATCACGGCGTGGTCAAGGAGATCCTGTTCCCCAACAAGGCCATCCTGACTTTCAAGCTGGCCggacaagaagaaaaggccATTCTTCTGGCCAAAAACCTGACCCTCGACGGCCACACATGGGAGGACATTCCCAGCCAGCCCCAAATCCTGAGCGACGTGCTCAAAACCGGCGATGAGCTCGAATTCGATTGCCACATCTACGACAAAGGCGGCGGCTTGGGCTCGGGCAAAGACAAATGCAACTACTTCGCCATGAAGGCCTGGCGAACCACTCAGGATGGGGCCTCGGGTGGCACGGCCACACCCACCGCCCAACCCGTCCCATTGAATCCTCATCTGATCACGGGCACGGGCTGGATATCGGAATTGACGCCCCGGAAAGGCGTGCTGACCTTTGAACGCGTCCAGGGCGGCGATGAACGGGTGCTCTTTCTGGCTTCCAAAGTCTATTTCTTCGAGAAACGCCTGGGAGCCAAGCAATCTTTATTTGACCTGTGTACCGAGGGGGACAACCTCCAATTCGAGGCTGTACCTTCAGAAAACGTGGATACCTCCACGCTATTTTGTGCCTGGTTCGCTACGTTAGTGTGGAAAGGCCGGAAACCCGCCCCTTCCACCCCGAGTGTCGATGTTGGCAAACCCGGGGGCCTCATTCCCGGCCATCAACCGCGACGATCTTCCTTGGGTTCGTCGGAGCATTCCATAGAGTTGACCACGCCCGTGCCATCAGATGAGGCCGTGCATTTAGACTTTGTCAATGGACGGGTGAGTGACACGCTCATCAAGGGCGTGGGCCAGATTGCCAAGATCATCAACGACAAATCGGGCGTGATTTGGTGGCTCAAGAACGGGAGCTGCATTCAGAGCGTGTGGTTCGAGGCCAAGCAGACATTTTTGTACGGATCCAATTTGGCGGATAAGAGCTTACAGCAGGTGTTCAAAGCAG atgATCCGGTGTTGATCTTGGCCGAGTTGGCGCCCTCCAATTTTCCCACCAAATGGTTGGCCAAACAAGTGATTGTGAATGACTACAGTACCTCTATCGTGGACCGGATAATGAAGAGCTTTTCACCCGTTGATGCTTCAACGAATCAGCCCGACGAATCGATGGATCATTGA
- the LOC131887585 gene encoding transcription initiation factor TFIID subunit 7-like: protein MYHPPSRGPTSGHGSEPVELENQFILRIPSEPAAALKEALAVGASNIRDRFRIQIAPEKDSSNNQLRRGEVVFDGWKMSAKMVDLPTIIESQKTIDKKTFYKTADISQMLICHEGEPSEDEELPSPTKLKAKAKDPNKVDRKFVFQHGVVPPLRNCRKRRFRKTLRKKHVEAPEIEKEVKRLLRVDNEAVKTTWDLITEEELNASGAGENTGGPSGLLGEESSLVGHQDLFGALSDSDDMDDDDDTRRDVDIDSEADSNMFPTGNNTSTTNNPTPGKSEGALVTEFSKDMFLPPPIRMPEPVHEQPPPPPPAQSAVSIKLDTLNAEIAQLHTRKTELERNIATCDNQGLKIRLEDSLQVILGEISQKETEADGLSMLG from the coding sequence ATGTATCACCCGCCTTCTCGCGGTCCGACCTCCGGCCACGGGAGCGAGCCCGTTGAGCTAGAGAACCAGTTCATCTTGCGGATTCCGTCCGAGCCGGCGGCCGCACTCAAAGAGGCCCTGGCCGTGGGCGCCTCCAACATCCGTGACCGGTTCCGCATCCAAATCGCGCCCGAAAAGGACTCATCTAACAATCAACTGCGTCGTGGCGAGGTGGTCTTCGATGGGTGGAAGATGTCGGCCAAGATGGTGGACCTGCCCACCATCATCGAGTCCCAGAAGACCATCGACAAGAAGACCTTCTACAAGACGGCCGACATATCGCAAATGCTGATTTGCCACGAGGGCGAGCCCTCCGAGGACGAGGAGTTGCCCTCGCCCACCAAgctcaaggccaaggccaaggacCCCAACAAGGTGGACCGGAAATTCGTGTTCCAACACGGCGTGGTGCCGCCGTTGCGCAACTGTCGGAAGCGTCGATTCCGCAAGACACTCCGCAAGAAGCACGTGGAGGCACCCGAGATCGAGAAGGAGGTCAAGCGATTGCTCCGGGTCGATAATGAGGCCGTCAAGACCACGTGGGATCTGATCACCGAGGAGGAGCTCAACGCTTCCGGTGCGGGCGAGAACACGGGTGGACCTAGTGGGCTTTTGGGCGAAGAGAGCAGTCTGGTGGGGCATCAAGACCTGTTTGGCGCCTTGTCCGACTCGGACGACAtggacgatgacgatgacacCCGGCGAGATGTCGACATCGACTCGGAAGCCGATAGTAACATGTTTCCCACGGGCAACAACACCAGTACCACCAATAACCCCACCCCAGGTAAATCTGAGGGTGCTTTGGTCACCGAGTTCTCCAAGGACATGTTCCTTCCCCCGCCCATCCGCATGCCGGAACCGGTGCACGAACAGCCCCCGCCCCCGCCCCCCGCTCAAAGTGCCGTGTCCATAAAGCTGGACACTTTGAACGCCGAGATTGCTCAATTGCACACGCGAAAGACGGAATTGGAGCGGAACATTGCGACTTGCGACAACCAAGGCCTCAAGATTCGGCTCGAGGACTCGTTACAAGTGATTTTGGGCGAGATCAGTCAGAAAGAGACCGAGGCCGACGGACTCTCTATGTTGGGATAA